A genomic stretch from Nocardia wallacei includes:
- a CDS encoding glycoside hydrolase family 172 protein, with product MVHELWRLDQGRTRSISPENPTGAPGAGARAATGTGATAAGDLGIGWKVSPSIDLAPDETATLADVSGPGVIRHFWLTTDRTALNRLRLRMYWDDEADPAVDVPLGALFCNAWDELALVNSEMVVVAAAGGLNSFWPMPFRAHARVTLHNGGAAPVPVYYQLTYLEQEVPRSAGYLHARWRRRNPLGRPAVHTILDDVPGPGRYVGTYLAITPNAPGWWGEGEVKFYLDGDTEYPTICGTGTEDYFGGAWNFDLDDAYRTYSTPYLGFVQALPDDRIYQPEQRFGMYRWHVRDPICFDRSLRVTVQALGWRDDGCYLPLDRADIATTALWYQHRSVTGRRRSPMSR from the coding sequence ATGGTGCACGAACTATGGCGGCTCGACCAGGGACGTACCCGCTCGATCAGTCCGGAGAACCCCACCGGGGCGCCGGGAGCGGGCGCACGCGCGGCGACCGGGACCGGCGCGACCGCGGCCGGCGACCTGGGGATCGGCTGGAAGGTGTCCCCCTCGATCGACCTCGCGCCGGACGAGACGGCCACGCTGGCCGACGTCTCGGGGCCCGGCGTCATCCGGCACTTCTGGCTCACCACCGACCGCACCGCCCTGAACCGGCTGCGGCTGCGCATGTATTGGGACGACGAGGCCGACCCCGCCGTGGACGTGCCGCTGGGGGCGTTGTTCTGCAACGCGTGGGACGAACTCGCGCTGGTGAACTCGGAAATGGTGGTGGTCGCGGCCGCCGGGGGACTGAACAGCTTCTGGCCCATGCCCTTTCGCGCGCACGCCCGGGTCACCCTGCACAACGGTGGCGCGGCGCCGGTGCCGGTGTACTACCAGCTGACCTATCTGGAGCAGGAGGTGCCGCGCTCGGCGGGTTACCTGCACGCGCGGTGGCGGCGGCGCAATCCCCTGGGCCGTCCGGCCGTGCACACCATCCTCGACGACGTGCCCGGGCCGGGCCGCTACGTCGGCACCTACCTTGCGATCACGCCGAACGCGCCCGGCTGGTGGGGTGAGGGCGAGGTGAAGTTCTATCTCGACGGCGACACCGAATACCCGACCATCTGCGGCACCGGCACCGAGGACTACTTCGGTGGCGCCTGGAACTTCGACCTCGACGACGCCTACCGGACCTACTCCACCCCGTACCTCGGTTTCGTGCAGGCCCTGCCCGACGACCGGATATATCAGCCCGAGCAGCGGTTCGGCATGTACCGCTGGCACGTGCGCGACCCGATCTGCTTCGACCGGAGCCTGCGGGTCACCGTCCAGGCGCTCGGGTGGCGCGACGACGGCTGCTACCTGCCGCTCGATCGCGCCGATATCGCCACCACCGCACTGTGGTACCAGCATCGATCGGTGACCGGGCGGCGTCGGTCGCCGATGTCGCGGTGA
- a CDS encoding TetR/AcrR family transcriptional regulator, which yields MGARERLIDSTVDLMRRNGVAGTGIAQLLQHSGISRRSVYLNFPEGKAELVAAATRSAGQAASVLIGKLTAGADLAAAVAAFPSLWREAMVSSDFTAGCPIVAAALGRSEAPAAADAAGATFADWERILAERLRAERVAPERALSLATTIIAAIEGAVVMSLATRSAEPLERVGAQLSDLVAGYTR from the coding sequence ATGGGCGCGCGGGAGCGGCTGATCGACAGCACCGTCGATCTGATGCGCCGCAACGGGGTCGCGGGCACCGGCATCGCGCAGCTGCTGCAGCACAGCGGCATCTCGCGGCGGTCGGTCTATCTGAATTTCCCCGAGGGCAAGGCGGAGCTGGTGGCCGCGGCCACCCGATCGGCCGGGCAGGCGGCGAGCGTGCTGATCGGCAAGCTCACCGCCGGTGCCGACCTGGCCGCGGCGGTGGCGGCATTCCCGTCGCTGTGGCGCGAGGCGATGGTGTCGAGCGATTTCACCGCCGGATGCCCGATCGTGGCGGCGGCGCTGGGTCGTTCGGAGGCACCGGCGGCGGCGGACGCGGCCGGCGCGACCTTCGCCGACTGGGAGCGGATCCTCGCCGAGCGGCTGCGCGCGGAGCGGGTGGCTCCCGAGCGCGCGCTGTCGCTGGCTACCACCATCATCGCCGCGATCGAGGGCGCCGTGGTGATGTCGCTGGCCACCCGCTCCGCCGAGCCGCTCGAACGGGTGGGCGCCCAGCTGTCGGATCTGGTCGCCGGATACACCCGATGA
- a CDS encoding class I SAM-dependent methyltransferase, whose protein sequence is MTQTAEFWNTAYDNDTAPWVIGEPQPAIVALERAGHIRGRVLDPGTGAGEHTIMLTRLGYDVLGVDLSPSAVAHARRNAAEKGVPAARFRVADALRLGREPAAAAELGVFDTIVDSALFHIFGTEPEARADYVRALHTLTEPGGYVHVLALSTAEPGIGPRISDTLIRESFGTGWELEDLQPSSYRGRVTGLVAAEVETLDLKPTADGIIDTAAWLARIRRL, encoded by the coding sequence ATGACGCAGACCGCAGAGTTCTGGAACACCGCCTACGACAACGACACCGCGCCGTGGGTCATCGGCGAGCCGCAGCCGGCGATCGTGGCGCTCGAGCGCGCGGGCCACATCCGCGGGCGGGTGCTCGACCCCGGCACCGGCGCGGGCGAGCACACCATCATGCTCACCCGGCTCGGCTACGACGTGCTGGGCGTCGACCTGTCGCCCAGCGCCGTCGCCCACGCCCGGCGCAACGCGGCCGAGAAGGGTGTTCCGGCAGCGCGATTCCGGGTCGCCGACGCACTGCGGCTGGGCCGCGAGCCCGCGGCCGCCGCGGAACTCGGAGTGTTCGACACCATCGTCGACAGCGCGCTGTTCCACATCTTCGGCACGGAGCCCGAGGCCCGCGCCGACTATGTGCGCGCCCTGCACACTCTCACCGAGCCGGGCGGGTATGTGCACGTGCTGGCGCTCTCGACCGCCGAACCCGGTATCGGACCGCGTATCAGCGACACGTTGATCCGCGAATCCTTCGGCACGGGTTGGGAATTGGAGGATCTCCAGCCCAGCAGCTACCGCGGCCGCGTCACCGGCCTGGTCGCCGCGGAGGTCGAGACCCTCGACCTGAAGCCCACCGCCGACGGCATCATCGACACCGCCGCCTGGCTGGCCCGCATCCGCCGCCTCTGA
- a CDS encoding nucleotidyltransferase domain-containing protein codes for MRPDDFELAELLVRERFPEARAAWLGGSTADGSATATSDLDITVLLAGPPAPYRESLVHRGKPVELFVQTETSIAYFRRVEGERRRPGTLRLIGRSVVLVDRDGSGARMRAESLRKLAAGPKALSESELRSARYGLTDLLDDLCGATDPDERLLIGTALWTQTADLILTGNRCWSAGGKRLHRELVAFDRADGTDHARSLADALRAVAGGDAGPMTAVATAVLDTFGGRLFDGYRLDGPTAGKP; via the coding sequence ATGCGGCCGGACGACTTCGAACTTGCCGAACTGCTGGTGCGGGAACGGTTTCCGGAGGCGCGGGCGGCGTGGCTGGGTGGGAGTACGGCGGACGGGAGTGCTACCGCTACCTCGGATCTGGATATCACCGTGCTGCTCGCGGGGCCGCCCGCGCCGTATCGGGAGTCGCTGGTGCACCGGGGGAAGCCGGTGGAGTTGTTCGTGCAGACCGAGACGTCGATAGCGTATTTTCGCCGGGTCGAGGGCGAGCGGCGGCGGCCCGGGACGTTGCGGTTGATCGGGCGGTCGGTGGTGCTGGTCGATCGGGACGGTAGCGGTGCGCGGATGCGCGCGGAGTCGTTGCGGAAGCTGGCGGCGGGACCGAAGGCGTTGAGCGAGAGCGAGTTACGGTCCGCGCGCTACGGGCTCACCGATCTGCTGGACGATCTGTGCGGCGCGACCGATCCCGACGAGCGGCTGCTGATCGGGACCGCGCTGTGGACGCAGACCGCCGACCTGATCCTGACCGGCAATCGCTGCTGGAGTGCGGGCGGCAAGCGGCTGCATCGCGAACTGGTGGCGTTCGATCGGGCCGATGGCACCGACCACGCCCGGTCGCTGGCAGACGCCCTGCGTGCGGTCGCGGGCGGTGACGCCGGGCCCATGACCGCGGTCGCCACCGCCGTCCTGGACACGTTCGGCGGCCGCCTGTTCGACGGATACCGACTGGACGGGCCGACCGCCGGAAAGCCGTAG
- the xylB gene encoding xylulokinase, which produces MLVAGVDSSTQSCKVVVCAADSGKILRHSKVPHPDGTEVPADAWWRALRSARDGLLDGVSAIAVAGQQHGLVALEAAGTPVRPALLWNDTRSAQAAQDLVAEFGGPRAWADAVGIVPLAAHTVAKLRWLADHEPAHADRVARVLLPHDYLTWRLRGGTPDLEPTTDRGDASGTGYWSPKTGEYRKDLVALAFRDRMPELPRVLGPAEPAGHTSDGLLVAAGTGDNAAAALGLGIDAGDVVVSLGTSGTVFTRALHPSADAGGVVNGFADAAGAYLPLVCTLNAARVLDRTAALAGVGLRELETRARQSVPGAAGLTLLPYLAGERTPNLPDTTGTLHGLTLSNMTPEHLARAGIEGMLCNLAEALDRLRADGIRPRRVLLIGGAAANRLVAEIAAQIFEVTVAVPEPQEYVALGAARQAAWALTATPEPPPWAAPPPQEFPAPADGPGREIRARYAHTRRLIHGK; this is translated from the coding sequence ATGTTGGTAGCCGGGGTCGACAGTTCGACTCAGTCGTGCAAGGTCGTGGTGTGCGCCGCGGACAGCGGAAAGATCCTGCGGCACAGCAAGGTTCCGCACCCGGACGGCACCGAGGTGCCCGCCGACGCCTGGTGGCGGGCGCTGCGGTCGGCGCGCGACGGCCTGCTCGACGGCGTATCGGCGATCGCGGTGGCGGGTCAGCAGCACGGGCTGGTCGCGCTGGAGGCCGCGGGCACGCCGGTGCGACCGGCGCTGCTGTGGAACGACACGCGTTCCGCGCAGGCCGCGCAGGACCTGGTCGCCGAGTTCGGCGGACCGCGGGCCTGGGCCGACGCGGTCGGCATCGTGCCGCTCGCCGCGCACACCGTCGCCAAGTTGCGCTGGCTGGCCGATCACGAACCGGCGCACGCCGATCGGGTGGCGCGGGTGCTGCTGCCGCACGACTACCTCACCTGGCGGCTGCGCGGCGGCACCCCCGACCTCGAACCGACCACCGATCGCGGCGACGCCTCCGGCACCGGCTACTGGTCGCCGAAAACGGGCGAGTATCGCAAAGACCTTGTCGCCCTGGCCTTCCGGGATCGGATGCCGGAGCTGCCCCGGGTGCTCGGTCCGGCCGAACCGGCCGGGCACACGTCCGACGGCCTGCTGGTCGCGGCGGGGACCGGCGACAATGCCGCCGCCGCACTGGGTCTGGGCATCGACGCGGGCGATGTCGTGGTGTCGCTGGGTACCAGCGGGACGGTTTTCACCCGCGCCCTACATCCCAGCGCCGATGCCGGCGGGGTCGTCAACGGCTTCGCCGACGCCGCGGGCGCCTACCTTCCGCTGGTGTGCACGCTGAACGCCGCGCGGGTGCTCGACCGCACGGCCGCCCTCGCCGGTGTCGGCCTGCGCGAGCTGGAAACCCGTGCCCGCCAGTCGGTCCCGGGCGCGGCGGGACTCACCCTGCTGCCCTACCTCGCCGGGGAGCGCACGCCCAACCTCCCCGACACCACCGGCACCCTGCACGGCCTGACCCTGTCGAACATGACCCCGGAGCATCTGGCCCGCGCGGGCATCGAGGGCATGCTGTGCAACCTCGCCGAGGCATTGGACCGGCTCCGCGCCGACGGCATCCGCCCGCGCCGAGTGCTGCTCATCGGCGGCGCGGCCGCCAACCGCCTGGTCGCCGAAATCGCCGCCCAGATCTTCGAGGTGACCGTCGCCGTCCCCGAACCCCAGGAATACGTAGCCCTCGGCGCCGCCCGCCAAGCCGCCTGGGCCCTCACCGCCACCCCCGAACCACCGCCCTGGGCCGCGCCCCCGCCCCAGGAATTCCCCGCCCCCGCCGACGGCCCGGGCCGGGAAATCCGAGCGCGCTACGCACACACCCGCCGCCTCATCCACGGAAAGTAG
- a CDS encoding MmcQ/YjbR family DNA-binding protein: MARRARVDDVHELAQAMPHVTVEYGPQGNAIYQVGRKSFIFFRTPRPDAFDPATGERFADVIVFWVPSESDKLALVQDPDSPFFSTPHFDGHLSVLLRGSRIGELGLDELTEVVQDAWLSRASPTRAKRWLAERG; this comes from the coding sequence ATGGCACGGCGCGCCCGGGTGGACGATGTGCACGAGCTGGCACAGGCCATGCCGCACGTGACGGTCGAGTACGGCCCGCAGGGCAATGCGATCTACCAGGTCGGGCGCAAGTCGTTCATCTTCTTCAGAACGCCGCGCCCGGACGCGTTCGACCCGGCCACGGGGGAGCGCTTCGCGGATGTGATCGTGTTCTGGGTGCCGTCGGAGTCGGACAAGCTGGCGTTGGTGCAGGATCCGGATTCGCCGTTCTTCAGCACGCCGCACTTCGACGGCCATCTGTCGGTGTTGTTGCGGGGCAGCCGGATCGGCGAACTCGGCCTGGACGAGCTGACCGAGGTGGTCCAGGACGCCTGGCTGTCCCGCGCCTCGCCGACGCGGGCGAAGCGCTGGCTGGCGGAGCGCGGATGA
- a CDS encoding helix-turn-helix transcriptional regulator, giving the protein MRESTRVVGHRRGVPVYDYRTDNAVPPVSLLRFSAVDGHTMLMRDGGAPGVRREVRPHIHDFPVLFYAGDAVVYVIGAGQVVDIAAARTVGSGVGVFFDPAVLDDGRTPWPAWRSHPLLFPFLHGRSGGLLRLEVPPDRRPLWDAAIAAIETELAERHEGYRQAACAHLTLLLIDLARLAADVVGDLRRSGEPLLAEVFDVIERRHGEPLSLRDVARAVGMTPGHLTTVVRRRTGRTVQDWIVDRRMAEARRLLAETELPVAEVARRVGVADPGYFTRLFHRTHGAPPRRWRAAAAAPS; this is encoded by the coding sequence GTGCGCGAGTCGACCAGAGTGGTGGGGCACCGGCGGGGTGTGCCCGTGTACGACTACCGGACCGACAACGCCGTCCCGCCGGTGTCGCTGCTGCGTTTCAGTGCTGTCGACGGCCACACCATGCTGATGCGCGACGGCGGCGCACCGGGCGTGCGGCGGGAGGTGCGCCCGCACATCCACGACTTCCCGGTGCTGTTCTATGCCGGCGACGCCGTCGTGTACGTGATCGGAGCAGGCCAGGTCGTCGACATCGCCGCGGCTCGTACGGTCGGCAGCGGAGTCGGGGTGTTCTTCGATCCGGCCGTCCTGGACGACGGCCGGACGCCGTGGCCGGCGTGGCGGTCGCATCCGCTGCTGTTCCCGTTCCTGCACGGCCGTTCCGGTGGCTTGCTGCGGCTGGAGGTGCCCCCGGATCGCCGCCCCCTGTGGGACGCGGCGATCGCGGCGATCGAGACCGAACTCGCCGAACGGCACGAAGGGTATCGGCAGGCCGCGTGCGCGCACCTGACCCTGCTGCTCATCGATCTCGCCCGCTTGGCCGCCGATGTCGTGGGCGATCTGCGGCGCAGCGGCGAACCCCTGCTGGCCGAGGTGTTCGACGTGATCGAGCGGCGGCACGGCGAGCCGCTGTCGCTGCGCGACGTGGCACGCGCGGTCGGCATGACGCCCGGACACCTGACCACCGTGGTGCGCCGTCGCACCGGCCGCACCGTGCAGGACTGGATCGTCGACCGCCGGATGGCCGAGGCGCGGCGCCTGCTGGCCGAGACCGAACTGCCGGTCGCCGAGGTCGCGCGTCGTGTCGGCGTCGCCGACCCCGGCTACTTCACCCGCCTGTTCCATCGCACGCACGGCGCCCCGCCCCGCCGGTGGCGCGCCGCGGCCGCGGCCCCGTCGTGA
- a CDS encoding IclR family transcriptional regulator, with translation MTVTVPPAERSTPAPRHATENRNALPVSMIERMTLILDAFDVTTPTLTLLELVERTGLPRSTVHRILDQMIRLRWLAHTTGGYRLGMRTLELGGLTADHNEIRDAVGPLLHELSQRTGMVGHLAVLDGRDVVYLDKAGGRFATALPTRLGGRMPAHATALGKAALAALEPAITEAALRTRLPRLTPRTVSEPDALRRELAQIRLRQGVAVDREEAVAGIACVAAPLRVRGTAPAALSLSGRAEAMSFDRLARVVLEVAHEAGRALSPHHATWH, from the coding sequence ATGACCGTCACCGTGCCGCCCGCGGAACGCTCCACTCCCGCCCCGCGTCACGCGACGGAGAACCGCAACGCGCTGCCCGTCTCGATGATCGAGCGGATGACCCTGATTCTCGACGCGTTCGACGTCACCACCCCCACCCTCACGCTGCTGGAATTGGTCGAACGCACCGGCCTGCCGCGTTCCACCGTGCACCGCATCCTGGACCAGATGATCCGCCTGCGCTGGCTGGCGCACACGACCGGCGGCTACCGCCTCGGCATGCGCACGCTGGAGCTGGGCGGCCTGACCGCCGACCACAACGAGATCCGCGACGCGGTCGGCCCGCTGCTGCACGAGCTGTCCCAGCGCACCGGGATGGTCGGCCACCTCGCGGTGCTGGACGGCCGCGACGTGGTGTACCTGGACAAGGCCGGTGGCCGGTTCGCCACCGCCCTGCCCACCCGGCTCGGCGGCCGCATGCCCGCCCACGCGACGGCGCTGGGCAAGGCGGCGCTGGCGGCGCTCGAACCCGCCATCACCGAGGCGGCACTGCGCACCCGGCTGCCCCGCCTCACCCCGCGCACCGTCTCCGAGCCCGACGCCCTGCGCCGCGAACTGGCACAGATCCGCCTGCGCCAGGGCGTCGCGGTCGATCGCGAGGAGGCGGTTGCCGGAATCGCCTGCGTCGCAGCGCCTTTGCGAGTTCGCGGCACCGCACCGGCCGCACTCTCCCTGTCCGGCCGAGCCGAGGCCATGAGCTTCGACCGCTTGGCCCGCGTGGTGCTGGAGGTGGCCCACGAGGCGGGCCGCGCCCTGTCTCCCCACCACGCGACCTGGCACTGA
- a CDS encoding methyltransferase domain-containing protein, protein MTEHRPHSVTTAMGNRHDYLPAAGRDAFLPAYDLLTRLLGAPRLHERLVDQAELRDDHRILEIGCGTGNLTLRAKRARPAAEVIGTDPDPRALARAARKAQGQQGIRFEHAYAQELPYGDGEFDRVLSSLMLHHLDADIKQALAAEAFRVLRPGGRLHVVDIGGPMTPADGLAARLTLRGEHIGGNLGDGIPRLLRDAGFDCAVVDSQPHRRLGRVTYYRAVRPD, encoded by the coding sequence ATGACCGAACATCGTCCACATTCCGTCACCACCGCGATGGGCAACCGGCACGACTACCTGCCCGCCGCGGGTCGCGACGCGTTCCTGCCCGCCTACGATCTGCTGACCCGGCTGCTCGGCGCGCCACGGCTGCACGAGCGTCTGGTCGACCAGGCCGAACTGCGCGACGACCACAGAATTCTCGAAATAGGCTGCGGCACTGGCAATCTCACGCTTCGGGCGAAACGCGCCCGGCCTGCCGCCGAGGTGATCGGCACCGATCCCGATCCCCGCGCTCTGGCCCGCGCGGCGCGAAAGGCACAGGGACAGCAGGGCATTCGGTTCGAACACGCCTACGCTCAGGAACTCCCGTACGGCGACGGCGAATTCGACCGGGTGCTGTCCTCGCTGATGCTGCACCACCTCGACGCCGACATCAAGCAGGCGCTGGCCGCCGAGGCATTTCGGGTGCTGCGCCCCGGCGGGCGGTTGCACGTGGTCGACATCGGCGGTCCGATGACGCCCGCCGACGGCCTCGCGGCGCGGCTGACGCTGCGCGGAGAACACATCGGCGGGAACCTCGGCGACGGTATCCCGCGACTGTTGCGCGACGCGGGTTTCGACTGCGCCGTGGTGGACTCACAGCCGCACCGGCGCCTGGGTCGCGTCACCTACTACCGGGCGGTCCGGCCGGACTGA
- a CDS encoding nitroreductase family deazaflavin-dependent oxidoreductase has product MASLHDPLPLPCGQTLPNRIVKAALSEGLGDSGAGPDERLHRLYTRWGAGGFGLIVTGNVMIDRTQLGEPGNVVIEDERHLDELTRWAKVAKDGGTPVWMQLNHPGRQANPLATRNRPVAPSAVAPGIPGLPVPRALTESEITDLIARFATAARVAEAAGFDGVQIHGAHGYLVSQFLSPLANRRADDWGGDARRRGRFVLEVARAIRAAVRPGFALGIKLNSADFQRGGFTEEESRAVVEALAAEGLDLIEISGGSYKSPAMMGRARGTSASTRAREAYFLEYAETARRAAGPVPLAVTGGFRSRSAMSAAVGSGACDAVGLGRPAAVFPSAAADLLSGRTAALHPPAISLGLPDRWTRGRMRTVDGALDLQWHTDQLHRLGAGSAPDLARSPWWTALSMVRRNGIDAFRPRRRSSEPGHDRLPRYSFPRNGFGRALGRSKFERGAGRGGCASRRGEGDVIRREALARKFRIERNVGRYVANPAFRVLDRLGVRSTLATELETVGRKSGRPRRVPVSALFDDEGAWLICQHGMRSGWGNNVRANPRVRLRRGDRWYDGTAELRPDDDVVARARAFAPHPLLAPLTAAGFAALQTTPVSVRVTFTGNDSAAT; this is encoded by the coding sequence ATGGCGAGCCTGCACGACCCACTACCCCTCCCGTGCGGGCAGACGCTGCCCAACCGGATCGTGAAAGCGGCGCTGAGCGAAGGGCTCGGCGACTCCGGCGCGGGCCCGGACGAGCGACTGCACCGGCTGTATACGCGCTGGGGCGCAGGCGGTTTCGGCTTGATCGTCACCGGCAATGTGATGATCGACCGCACCCAACTCGGCGAGCCGGGCAATGTCGTCATCGAGGACGAACGGCATCTCGACGAGCTGACCCGGTGGGCGAAGGTCGCCAAGGACGGGGGTACGCCGGTGTGGATGCAGCTGAATCATCCAGGGCGGCAGGCGAACCCGCTGGCTACCCGGAACCGCCCGGTGGCGCCGTCCGCCGTCGCGCCCGGTATTCCGGGCCTGCCCGTGCCGCGGGCGCTGACCGAATCCGAAATCACCGACCTGATAGCCCGTTTCGCCACCGCGGCGCGGGTGGCCGAGGCCGCCGGGTTCGACGGGGTGCAGATCCACGGCGCGCACGGTTACCTGGTGTCGCAGTTCCTGTCGCCGCTGGCGAACCGGCGCGCCGACGATTGGGGCGGCGACGCCCGGCGGCGCGGGCGTTTCGTGCTCGAGGTGGCGCGGGCGATCCGCGCGGCGGTGCGGCCCGGATTCGCGCTGGGCATCAAGCTCAACTCGGCCGACTTCCAGCGCGGTGGTTTCACCGAGGAGGAGTCGCGGGCGGTGGTCGAAGCGCTGGCCGCCGAGGGGCTGGATCTGATCGAAATCAGCGGGGGCAGCTACAAATCGCCCGCGATGATGGGGCGGGCGCGCGGCACGTCGGCTAGCACGCGGGCGCGGGAGGCGTACTTCCTGGAGTACGCCGAGACCGCACGGCGCGCGGCGGGCCCTGTGCCGCTGGCGGTGACCGGCGGCTTCCGCTCGCGGTCGGCGATGTCGGCCGCGGTCGGCAGCGGCGCCTGCGACGCCGTCGGCCTGGGCCGGCCCGCCGCCGTATTCCCCAGCGCCGCAGCCGATCTGCTCAGCGGGCGCACGGCAGCACTGCATCCCCCGGCAATCTCCCTGGGCCTGCCCGACCGATGGACTCGCGGCCGCATGAGAACCGTCGACGGTGCGCTGGACCTGCAGTGGCACACCGACCAACTGCACCGTCTCGGCGCCGGCTCCGCCCCCGACCTCGCCCGTTCCCCGTGGTGGACCGCCCTTTCCATGGTGCGGCGCAATGGAATCGACGCATTCCGGCCGCGCCGCCGCAGCAGCGAACCGGGCCACGACCGACTCCCTCGCTACAGCTTCCCCCGCAACGGTTTCGGGCGCGCATTGGGACGAAGCAAGTTCGAGCGTGGGGCGGGGCGGGGTGGGTGCGCGTCGAGGCGGGGCGAGGGCGACGTGATTCGTCGGGAGGCGCTGGCGCGCAAGTTTCGGATCGAGCGGAATGTGGGCCGGTACGTGGCCAATCCGGCCTTCCGGGTGCTGGATCGGCTGGGGGTGCGGTCCACCTTGGCTACGGAGCTCGAGACCGTCGGGCGGAAATCCGGTCGGCCCCGGCGGGTGCCGGTGTCGGCGCTTTTCGACGACGAGGGGGCGTGGCTCATCTGCCAGCACGGCATGCGTTCGGGGTGGGGTAACAATGTGCGGGCGAATCCGCGGGTGCGGCTGCGGCGCGGGGACCGGTGGTACGACGGGACGGCGGAGTTGCGGCCCGACGACGATGTGGTCGCCCGGGCGCGCGCCTTCGCGCCACATCCGCTGCTCGCTCCGCTCACCGCGGCCGGGTTCGCCGCGTTGCAGACCACGCCGGTCTCGGTGCGAGTCACGTTCACCGGCAACGATTCCGCCGCGACGTGA
- a CDS encoding LLM class F420-dependent oxidoreductase, with the protein MRIGILLNEPTGPDALRRITDDLAQAAEEGFASAWLSHIFGIDALTALAVAGSQVPGIELGTAVVPTYPRHPAAMAQQARTAVLAVGPGRLTLGIGLSHQVVIENMFGYGFERPARHMKEYLSILLPLLEGETVSYRGETLSAELALSVPNEGRVPVLVAAMGTQMLKLAGRRADGTVLWMTGPATIRDHIAPTITAAAAEAGRPAPRVVCALPVLVTDDVDGARQSAAEVFGAYGSLPSYRAMMDREGAAGPADLAIIGSEEHVAARLREVSQAGATEFYGVVFAGGDAAARTRKLLAGLAD; encoded by the coding sequence GTGCGGATCGGCATCTTGCTCAACGAACCGACCGGCCCCGACGCACTGCGCCGGATCACCGACGACCTGGCGCAGGCGGCCGAGGAGGGATTCGCCTCGGCGTGGCTGTCGCACATCTTCGGCATCGACGCGCTGACCGCGCTTGCGGTCGCCGGGAGCCAGGTGCCGGGCATCGAGCTGGGGACCGCCGTCGTACCCACCTATCCGCGGCATCCGGCCGCGATGGCCCAGCAGGCCCGCACCGCGGTGCTCGCGGTGGGCCCCGGGCGGCTGACGCTCGGTATCGGCCTGTCGCATCAGGTCGTCATCGAGAACATGTTCGGCTACGGGTTCGAGCGGCCCGCCCGGCACATGAAGGAGTACCTGTCGATCCTGCTGCCGCTGCTCGAGGGGGAGACGGTCTCCTACCGGGGCGAGACCCTCAGCGCCGAGCTGGCCCTGAGCGTCCCGAACGAGGGCCGGGTACCGGTCCTGGTCGCGGCGATGGGCACGCAGATGTTGAAGCTGGCGGGTCGGCGGGCCGACGGGACCGTGTTGTGGATGACCGGCCCGGCCACCATTCGCGACCACATCGCGCCGACCATCACCGCCGCCGCGGCCGAGGCGGGCCGCCCGGCGCCGCGCGTGGTCTGCGCCCTGCCCGTGCTGGTCACCGACGACGTCGACGGGGCACGGCAGTCGGCGGCGGAGGTGTTCGGGGCCTACGGTTCGCTGCCGTCGTATCGGGCGATGATGGATCGGGAAGGTGCGGCGGGGCCGGCGGATCTCGCGATCATCGGCTCCGAGGAGCACGTGGCGGCGCGGCTGCGGGAGGTCTCCCAGGCGGGCGCCACCGAGTTCTACGGCGTCGTGTTCGCCGGTGGTGACGCGGCGGCTCGCACCCGCAAACTCCTTGCCGGACTTGCCGATTGA